Below is a window of Solanum stenotomum isolate F172 chromosome 7, ASM1918654v1, whole genome shotgun sequence DNA.
CtagttcccaaccaaacgacccctaaacgTTTAGAAGTAGAAAATTTGACTActctattttgattgaaatgtatctgaaatttaattgattaatgaaatgagttgtttgttctttattttgaatatagTATATTTTTACATGTGTAATGTGTTAGTATGATccaattgagattttttttaaattgtcgATGTCATAATACTCAAttatatgagtatatattagttgaagttgaacaaaCTATGATTACCGATTTTTCATACCGTAGATAATGAAACCGAACTTTAAAATACCGAATCACACCGAATTAAATTGATATGGTAATgatataatgttttaaaaactgAATATCAAAATtacaatatcaaaattttcaagtacCATATCGTACCACACCATGTCCACCCATACATAAAAGGATATTTACTTGGAACTTTGACTAAATTAGGAGTTAAATCTTGTTGAAAtgtaaaaactaaaaagttaTTACTAGGTAATTGTAGTTTGCAAGAAGTTATTTAAGGTCTCTACATTTTAGCCCTAAAACTCGAAAGCTTCCCTGCTGTGAAGTTTGAAGAGCTGAGAAAGAGAGACGAGTATGGCTATGTCTCTCCGAGTTAGACGCCTGAAAGAAGCTTATAGGCtgcttcctcttctttttgctGGTACTTACTTCTTCCTAATATCAAATTATTTGGCTAatgttttctaattattttctGCTAATATGAATTCCTGATTCTGGACAGGAAACATGTATAATCTACCCGGAAAAGACGGCATTTTGCGCAGGCCTCTTTTGAATTGTTCGAAAAATTTACGTGCAGACATCAATACAATGTGCCTATATAGATGTCATCAGGATCATAGGTAACAATTTCTATTTTCTGGATACAGGGTACACCAATTTGAATTTCTTTAGAACTATGTTTCCACCTGATTGAACAACAATGAATAGTAATGTGGGTTATCTCTTTATcattttgttaatattttcttattgaaaTTCTTTCAAATTTCAGTAAGGAAGAAGAGATcgattaaataatttttcagtTGATGTTCGATTCAGCtcacattaaaaaaatactatcttGAAAGTTTTTTCTATCATTATATGTTATGATTTATACAATATGATGATGCAAAGTTGTCCTTAGAAGTTCTTGTTTAATTCCTTAATGGGTAAAGTTAATTGATCTCTAATTATTTTCTAGTGCCGTATATATGTATTAACATGGAGAAAACTTCGGTTACTTTGGTATTTACAATTGTTATCATTGTACCAAAATAATATACAATTGTTACGGTTTAATAATTTTCAGAGGAAAGAGATTATAGGGAAAAAAAGATTGATAAGTAATTCTAAAATTTGGTTTTTCTAGTGCTCCATGTAGTAGTTTGAATTTATTCAGCCTACTATTTTGGAGGTTTTAGTAGTCTTCACTTGTCCTTGACAGTCTCTTTCAGGTATTCAACTATATCAGAAGCAGTGTCGGAGCCTCTTGTACAACTCGATTTCCCCTCCTTCATTAAGTCTACTATTGATAAACCTGAAGGTGAGCTACTCTCACTTggtaaatgtgattttgtttttctttgtaaaattgTGAGGATGAAACCATGTACTGAGGTCACATGTGGAAAATGTCTAGATACCAATAGGTTTTAGTAGGAAAAATTCATCAAGTTCTGGGGATTTCTGATCAATTAAAGCCGAGTTGAAGAAACTTACCTacgaagaaaagaaaaaaaatcctgAGCtggagaatttttttaatacttttctCTTTCCTATATGCTGCACCAAAGATTTGCACAGATGGCCAATAAATAACTGTTGTACTGGACCAACTTGTCAGCGGTTGAGTTAATCATGTACCTTCTGTGGATCTTATCAGTGAAATGAGTCCTGAGAGCTCAATGTTTAGTAGATGGATGCATATGAAAAATTACTTATGGCCTTAGCATACATAGTCATGCTTCTTATGTCATTAAGATTCTACCTTTGCAGTAGATTTTCAGTTGGAGGCTTTATTAGCATGTGTCAATCCGTGGCATGTTTGAACTCTGAGTTCATTTTCTAGTTTTGTATATGGACCTTATTTTTTGCAAAAGCAAGTGTTGTGAGTGGCAATCTGTTTTCCACAGCTGTATGCATTTGCTTTTTTATTCCGATAATGAACAGTATGATCCTGATTTGATGTCACCAGTGACCAGTCTATCTTCCTTACCAACATATCTATCAGAAGATCACCTACGAGTGTTGGGACTTCTAGTTTGCACCACCATCAAAGCTCCTTGAGTAGCTTGATGACTGCTTCAGCAACATCACAAAGACCATCATGTCTTCCGTGTTGTTTTCTCTTCCATCAGTTAAAAATTAGCAACAGTTGAATCTATTGCAAGACTTTCCCAAGCAAGCAAGGTTAGCCATCTGGCATTAAACCCCTTCTAGCTCCATTTCTGCTATCATTTTAGAAGAGAGAACATCAACATAATTTAATGAACTTGCTACAGTCATAATATATCCAATGACCATCGATTCCTATCCTCCAATCTTTTGTTATTCTTCCAATCGACACTGGTAAATTGCTGCTACGTGACTAGGAGGTCACAGGTTCGAGCTGTGGAAACAGCCTCTTGCATAAATGCAGGTAAGGCTGTGCACAATAAACCTTGTGGTCCCGCCCTTTCCTTGGACCTCGTACATAGAGGGAGCACAGTGCACCGGACTGCCCTTCCAATCGACTCCTAACTTGTTCTATATTCTTCACATTTCTTGCTTAATTTTTGGCACTACTAACTTGTTCATTATCTGGTTTCTGTAACTGGATATATATGCATACTTGCCTCATTTTCTGTTGCTTTTTGAACAAAATGTACAGGCCCTTCTCATTGTTGGTTCAATGGAATTCCGGATAAGAAATCTCTGAAAGATGGCATTTTCTTAGTGCTCATAGCTGGATTCGTAAATAGTTCCTCAATCACGGAGGCAAACTTTGTTAGCATGCTTGAGAAAGTAAAGTTTCTCCAGGATAGGTAGCATAGATCCTTATGCAAACTTGTTCTGTgttaattttcttatatacaTGTTTTCACAGATCTCTACTTTCTTCCAATGTTGCAGATATCCTTTCCTTCAAATAATTGGTTTCCAGGATATGAAGATCCCACTTTGTTCCAGTGATATTTGCACACATCTGCTTGGGAGAACTTTGAAAGAATACATTGCCTTTCCTATCCTTCTAGCTAACAAGAATGTTCTAGAGGTATGTTCACATAATTTGTTGCTCAATTAGTGCAGTTTGAAGGATCTTATTCAATCtgctttttttcatttattgtgTCGTACGACTTGATAGCTGTTTCAAAGACGGGACTCTATTGAAATATCTGTACTTAGTCAGAAGGGAGTTGCAAATTTTGACTATTCAGTGAAGATTTGAACTTTCTGTCATTAGTACCTGGATACTGTGctttcttatatttatttgctAACTTGGTCTCCTTTAGTATGTAAAGTTTATGTGTCCATCATATCCTTGCTGATGTTCTAAGGAAAGCAAGACAAACTCTATCATtggttttaagaaaataatcatGGGCATCTGATCCTCAGAAGAAATCTGAATGACTGGGAAATTCCCAGAATACTTAAACTGTTTAAGGTTCTGGAGAATTTTCAAGGTATACAAACAGGCGAGGATTATTTATGGTGGCAGGGGCACAACAAAGGTAGTTACAAGGTGAAAGAAGGATACAAACAGATAAGTCCTGGTCGCATTCAAGACTTCAAATGACCTTGGAAGCAAATCTGGAGGATCAAAGTGGCATGCTTTACATGGCTACTAGCCAATGAAGCACTTTTGACATTGGATAATGTGGCCAAGAGAGGAATCTCTCTATGCAACAGATGTTCCTTATGTGGTAAGGCTAATGAGACAGTGAGACATCTCTTCTTACATTGCAACTTTACTGAGCAGCTGTGGCAGATTTTCCTTAATCTCAGAGGCATATCTTGGTGTATGCCTAGCAAGATTGATGAGACTCTATTCAGTTGGGAGATGGCTGGAGTTGGGGCAACAAACAGAGAAAGATGGAGGATGATCCCTGCTAGTATTTGGTGGACTATATGGAGGGAGAGAAACGAGAGATGTTTTGAGAATAGGAACAACAACTTGCAGGAAGTAAAGCTTAAGTGTATTTTGTTGTTCTACTTTTGGTGTACAAATGTCTACTCTAATGAAACTGAGTCAATCATAGATGTTTTAGGATCCATTtagatttggttcagtttttggATAGATTATACTTCCTTTCTGCTTTTGTAAATATGGTTTTTCAGTACTACCTAAGTACTAAATGAAATACAAATGTTACCaggttcaaaaaaaaatagacaaatcCCTTCTATGTTTCTTTCTCTATTCTGTTAATGAATAATTTCATGTTTTTGGTACACTATAGAAACATTATTTCATTTACTGTCATAGGGGTTATGAATAACACTATGATTTTAACAGGCAGAGAAGAAGTAGTAAGTCCCTAGAACTCTTATAAGTCATAACAGAAACTATGAAAACCGATATGAATTATAAACTAGATAATAATGCTTTCAAAGATTGTTGAACATTGCTAGAGAGTCTCCTTGAGGACCAAATGGATGAACTCAAAAATAACCTCATCATTAGATTTTGACTTCTTTAACAGTATTGgttaaatagtttaaattttgtgttGGGCCTCAACTAAATCTCCTTTTATGTGCAAAGTGGTGCTGATATGGTAGTTAGACCTTGAGTCTCGTCTAAATTAGAGAAAATTGGCATTGTGCTAGAAGATGCAATGCGTATTGTGGGGTATGTCTATGtcatcaatttttcttttcatgtttttaaTAGGCAATCGATGTTAGCTACATTCAATCTTTTATATCCTTTGGTCATATATTCATGTTGATATATGGGTCGGTATTGGaaatgttgtgcttaattgttaAACTTGCATCACCCTCATCAAAAACATCTTGGTTGTGTACTTGGGTTAAGATACGACTTTTGTTTCTTGCAATTTGTCCATGTTTCTTTTGGGTATTGCGTATTACTTTGTTGCTTGTTACCCtctatatattttaatacaacATATGCATAATAAGTTGTTTTTGGGTGATATTTTCTGTTTGTTGACCTAGAAAAAGTGTATGATGGAGTCCTAAGGGTATTATGGAGATGCTTGGAGGCTAAATGTGCACATGTACTTTCATTAGGGTGGTTAAGGACATGTACGAAGAAGCCAAGACCTAGTGAGGACAATGGGAGGAGATTCAGAGCACTTTCTAGTTGTGATGGAGTTGTATCAAGGATCAACCCTTAGGCCATTTCTATTTGCCTTGGCGATGGGTGAATTGACGTGACATATTCAAGGGGAGGTGCCGTAGGGTATGCTATTTGTAGATGTCATTGTATTGATTGACGAAACATCTGGCAAAGTTAACGATAGACTGGACGTTTGGAGATATGCCTGGAGTCTAAAGGATTCAAGTTGAGTAGGACTAAGACAGAGTACTTGGAGTGCAAGCTCATTGATGTAATACGTGGTAGATGGGGAAGTGAGGATTGATACACAAATCATCCCCAAGAGAGGAAATTTCAAGTACCTTGGGTCAATAATCCAAGGAAATGGGGGAAATTGATGATGATGTTACTCATTGTATTAGAGCAAGGTGGATGGAGTGGAGGGTCGCATCCGGtttcttgtgtgataagaatgtATCACCAAGACTTAAAAGTGAGTTTTATAAAGTGGTTGTATGACCAATTATGTCGTATAGGGTGTAGTGTTGGCTGGTCTAGAACTCGCACGTTCGGAAGATGAAAGTATCGAAAATGAGGATGTTAAaatggatgtgtgggcatacTAGGAGAGAGAATTATAAACAAAGATATTCGAGTCAATGTGGGAGTGACCGCTATGATGGACAGGACGAGGTGGCAAGTTTGTGATCGTTCGGAAATGTGAAGAGGAGATGCATAGATGCCCCAATGTGGAGGTGTAAGAGGTTGACTATGGTGGATATGGGGAGAGTAAGGTAGTGGTAGACCGAAGAAGTATTGAGGAGAAGTGATTAGATAGGATATGACTCAGCTTATCGAGACATGACTAGACAAGAGGATATGGAGGTTAGGGGATTAGAGTAGGaggttagtaggtagttgaGCGTTGTCTAGTTTTTCTTATCGgtattgttattattactcTCCTACattcttatttttctattttattattatatgttttttccTTTGCCTCGGTTACTGTATTATTAGTTATTTCTACTGTTTTCTTCTCATTTACTTTTAGCATGgcttcttcattattatatttcttttccatACTTGATTTTGATATGCTTTATTTGAGCCGAGGGTTATCAGAAATAACCTCTCCCCAAGCCCCACTTGTGGTATCACACTGggttatgttgttgttgctctTCGTTGATATCTGGCCTTCTGCAACCTTTATTTCATGTTTCTCATGTTGTAATTGTCACTGGATCCATTCATTGCTCATGAATTGACATACTACGTGACTACGTCCTTTTTCAGATTGCTTGTGAGGCTTGCTATGTGTTGTTTAATGGTTCTGAAAGTTCTTCGATCTATTATGGGAAGGAAGCAGATATTATTAGTTATTTCTACTGTTTTCTTCTCATTTACTTTTAGCATGGCTTCTTCATTACTATATTTCTTTTCCATACTTGATTTTGATATGCTTtatttgagccgagggtctatcggaaataacctctccccagaccccacttgtggtaTTACACTGggttatgttgttgttgctctTCGTTGATATCTGACCTTCTGCAACCTTTATTTCATGTTTCTCATGTTGTGATTGTCACTGGATCCATTCATTGCTCATGAATTGACATACAACGTCCTTTTTCAGATTGCTTGTGAGGCCTGCTACGTGTTGTTTAATGGCTCTGAAAGTTCTTCAATCTATTATGGGAAGGAAGCAGATATTGTGATTCTAGACAAAGGTAGGGTGtgtctcctttttttttttttttttaaatatctgcCATGCTGAATAAATGTTAAGTACTAATCTTTTTTTGTTGGAGCTGCTACTACCTTTATCCAAAGATTTAGTTAATAAGGATAATTagttccttttcctttttttgattAGAAGTATGATTGATTACTTCTGAATTGCATATTCATCACAAAATGTGACTTCTGTTGGGGGAGTGATGGTGATGGTCAGTGTATGGCATGATTAGAACTGGAACTCTATCATCCATTTTCCTTCTATTGTCTTTAAAGTAAGGTTCTCTGTTACATTCTGCAATGTCAGCAATCAAGGATTTCAGAGCACAAGAGAGTGAGACCCCCAAGATCATGCATAATCTGGCAAGCACATGGGTAAAGCCAACTGATGACTTCAAGGAACCACTTCTCTGTTTTCCCTTGCGAAACTTGCTTCTTTACTTTCCAGGTAGAGGTTCCCCTGTTGAGCTGTCCCCCGTACTTTGATTTAGCACTTACTTAAAAAGATAATTATGGACATTCccatatattaattactatgaAGGTGCAAGGATTTTGAGATTTTCTGCCTCAAACGTGCAACTTGTGTGTTTCCCTTTAGTATAAAATTACGAATATGATGTTTATCTACGGATTCCTTCTGCCTACCCCCTTTCTTTTTGTTGCCTTGTAAAATGATGGAAAATCAGACAAGAAAGGAACAATTAAGCATTTAAAGAAGGGATGAATTCAAGGTGTAATTTGTATGAAATGATGTATTATAGCTCTTCCTACTGATGGGATTGTATACCTAGTGCAATTTAGAGGTTCTAAGGATCAAGTAGAGGAATCATCAAACAGTAGTTcgctaaaatttcaaaataaatgttgatgATGTTCAGTGCCATAAAACAGTGCTATGATAGAAAGACGTAAAGAAGTATGTCGTTGGTGTTCTCTTTGAATCACTATGAGGAAGCTTGAACTTATGGTGTGGCCTTTTGAAACCCAAAACTGATAGCTATATCAATTTACTTTTGAAAAAGCTTCCCTTGTCTAAATAATTTCATGGGATGATAAAAAGATGTGAAAGCTCCCATATACAAATGCGAGGATTGTAATTTGACTGAAGCCCCTTGTTCCTAGCATTTGTCTCTTATACTTAAGTTTCTGAATTTCCTTGCAGGTGGCATTTCAGTTGATGAGAGTGGCAATCGCCTTTTCCTCTCTGACTCCAATCACCACAGAGTTATTGTACTAGATGGCAATGGAAAGATCTTAGACTCTGTATGTGTCAGGCATGCATGTGTTGCTTCATCATCTTTGATTGTCATATCCTACTGTTAAAGCATGAAAGGAATTTCTAATGCGAACATGATCATTTGACGTAGATTGGTTCTTCCCCTGGTCATGAGGATGGAGAATTTGAATCAGCAAAGTTGAGGCGTCCGGCAGCTTCTTTTTATCATGCCGCTGAGGACTGTCTATATCTTGTGGACTCGGAGGTAATTGCATTGGAGCTCTTTAATTTTCTTGGTATGATATCCTATTTCTCATTATCTAATATTGATGGTTACGATGAACAAAAAAAGAGAAGGGTGTGGATGTGTCTGATTTGgtaagtgaaaaataaaaccACTTCATCACTCAAGAGTTCAATTGTTTGGGATGTCTCAAATTGTTAATTCACTTTCAGAAAAAATGTTGACGTCTCAAGAGCAGAATTCATTAATTCATCCATTTCTTAAAAATTACGTGCTGTGTTTCATGTGAAgctatgaaaatattttaaaagtcaatAGTCTTTCTTCTCACcataaaagtaatatatacaGGAGATGAGTCTCCAAATTGTTATATTAGAGGGAGTAAATAGTTCGGTAAAAGAACACAAAACTGAAGCTATGAGCAATTGTCAAAATACCAATGTTTGGGTATTAATGAATGCAGCCTGGCCTAAGCTCATTATTAATCAGCAATTTGAGCTTGTACAAGTTCGAGATTGGCCGTTTAAGTTCCTGGGGTCTTTTTTTCTAACTTCTACATATttgtatattgaaaataaaagcaAAGATATAAATTAGTTGAGCTAATTGTTTTCCAATATATATTGGAAACTCAATACTAGTTATGCGGAATGTTCTGATCCTATCTAGTATtagtgttctagtgtgtccctTCTTAATTTCTAACATATGCATACATcatgtaaaaaattaataaattccTTTAATTATAGTTTGTGCTCCAGTAAAGCGAAATCAAACTCAGGCTTGTTTACTTTATCAAGAGAAGCTCAATTTTCTAAATTCAGTGGGTTGAGCTTTTAACATTTGAGCACACATGAATTTCAAGAACTTGAGCTAACTGACCATGATTACGTGTTTATACTTCTAACTCAAGTGAACCTAGTGAAAGATAGTGGTAAAAGGCAAATGTGGTTATTCAACTTTTGAGTGATGTTGTTAGcctttttaatagaaaataagTCTGCACTCAGTTCCAGACATTTTAATGCAGTACATGGTCGCCTGAGTTAAAAAAGGAACTTCCACTCCACCCAAAGTGAATTTCCTTATATCCCTTTTGGTTCTTTTGAAGATTATGTCCAAGTTCTTTCACAAGAGAGGTCTACCATATAGTCACAACAGAATGAAAGACTGCATGCTcacttttattcttttcaacGTAATCTTTTTTGTTCCTCTCCTAAGAACCACAATGTAGCATGGCCTTCCACACATTTCCTATTTAATCCTTCGGAACACCCAACTTATAATTTTTCTCTAAATAATCAAGTGAAGTAGGAATGGAGCATTCAAATTGGGTTTCACAGGGTAATATCTGTGTATTTCCTTGCTTCTCCCCGAGTCATATTGTTGTTGAATTAGCCCTCAATCTACAGTTCTCTCTACAAGTATCAATAACTTTCTGTTTATTTGGCTGAATGATATAAAAATTTCTGTCAAATGGGATATAGAATGATCTTAAGATATGTTATTCAAAAGACAGTATTGCTTCCCTGCATCTCCTTTATGTTATACCTGAATTTTATAATGTTCCACTATTTTACAACCTTAAGATTTTGTCCTAGTGGTTGAGGACACCCTTactgttccttttttttttggtagtcCCTAATACTTCATAAAGCTAACAAATGTGTCCCTGTTGTGAAAGAATCATGCTATTAGGAGAGCTGATATGGGGAGGAGGGTTGTGGACACGTTGTACCCAAGAAGCAAAACAAATAAAGATAGCAGTATATGGAGCTGGATATTGGGAAAGCTTTGGCCTAGAAATGATCTAGTTGCACAGTCTGAGGAATTGAATCCGGATGCATTGTTGTTTCCATGGCACATTCTGAAATCTCCAAATGGTGATCTCCTCATTTTTAACCGCAGGTAGATGCGACATCTGGTCCATTTATCTTCCAAGTTTATACATCTGCAAatgtttcatatttttcatcCGCACTTTGTTTTAACTTCTATTTCAAATGCAAGGACACTTTACTTATTTTGCACGACGACTTTGTATTAATGAACATAGAACACTAGCTGtgaaattttaattgttttcgTTTGAGTTGTTTGGTGAGGTGAAAAGGCATAATCTGCTTGTCGGTTTTCTGATACAGAAGCAGGATAGGAAAGTTCCTTTCATTGGTTCTCTATCAACCTAATGGAAATGGATCAATCATCTGTTCTAACATTTAAGTTTCCTGAaggct
It encodes the following:
- the LOC125871231 gene encoding uncharacterized protein LOC125871231, with product MAMSLRVRRLKEAYRLLPLLFAGNMYNLPGKDGILRRPLLNCSKNLRADINTMCLYRCHQDHRYSTISEAVSEPLVQLDFPSFIKSTIDKPEGPSHCWFNGIPDKKSLKDGIFLVLIAGFVNSSSITEANFVSMLEKVKFLQDRYPFLQIIGFQDMKIPLCSSDICTHLLGRTLKEYIAFPILLANKNVLEIACEACYVLFNGSESSSIYYGKEADIVILDKAIKDFRAQESETPKIMHNLASTWVKPTDDFKEPLLCFPLRNLLLYFPGGISVDESGNRLFLSDSNHHRVIVLDGNGKILDSIGSSPGHEDGEFESAKLRRPAASFYHAAEDCLYLVDSENHAIRRADMGRRVVDTLYPRSKTNKDSSIWSWILGKLWPRNDLVAQSEELNPDALLFPWHILKSPNGDLLIFNRSCETLWIMDLASGLIREVIKGFSNILEICEPLILEKSMLLNQIPNDWLQQQVDADCLSKRIPYVELISSVVTFQDQILICDTVGQTVLKLNRNSGSLSSFQFSNLGILGFPYWSSSPLERVCAADAALAANSIDHIESFNLLPGKIDIRLDVDIPEYVDLIEPLGESCIWRLTRGAATEISEADSTITSSEKVGIAQQWYDEIDHLAFSTSEIAATIEEATISCGEEIPEGKVEISCSVNSSPGTSEVIICAALYLRLKKDSDGRSDSRQQKAARIADLLNPGTMVSRDVILQFLLASKRDVEEIIITRPVHVRLKFDCPNHPKADNSKDLILTDTSLNVNVALK